A stretch of the Candidatus Lernaella stagnicola genome encodes the following:
- a CDS encoding class I SAM-dependent methyltransferase, translating to MFRLLQEINTRPAPFACYGAADLWTDEHISSRMLQFHLDDSIDAASRNSRFIERSVGWMISRFGLNETKNVADFGCGPGLYTTRLAQSDAAVTGIDFSERSIRYAQETARRGGLSVDHVCADYLEYETGKRFDLITMIMCDFCALGPAQRRALLTKFFSLLKPGGEVLFDAYSLHAFDDREEQITHAPQLMDGFWSAAPYFGFLNTFKYEQEKVMLDKYTIIEAARTRVIYNWLQYFDQDSLKKEIEDCGLVVQEFLSDVVGKGFDPASHEFAVIAAKPAGA from the coding sequence ATGTTTCGACTTTTGCAGGAAATCAACACGCGGCCGGCGCCCTTTGCGTGCTACGGGGCCGCGGATCTTTGGACGGACGAGCACATTTCGTCGCGAATGCTGCAATTCCATCTTGACGATTCGATTGACGCCGCGTCGCGTAATTCGCGGTTCATTGAGCGCTCGGTGGGTTGGATGATCTCCCGCTTTGGCCTTAACGAAACCAAGAATGTGGCGGATTTCGGCTGCGGACCGGGGTTGTATACGACGCGCCTGGCCCAATCGGACGCGGCGGTCACAGGTATCGACTTTTCCGAACGCTCCATTCGATACGCCCAGGAGACAGCACGGCGCGGCGGGTTGTCGGTCGACCACGTGTGTGCGGACTATCTAGAATACGAAACCGGCAAGCGCTTCGATTTGATCACCATGATCATGTGCGATTTTTGTGCGCTCGGCCCGGCTCAACGTCGCGCGCTGCTAACGAAGTTCTTTTCGTTACTAAAACCAGGCGGCGAAGTGCTTTTTGACGCGTACTCCCTTCACGCTTTTGACGACCGCGAAGAGCAGATCACGCACGCCCCGCAACTCATGGACGGGTTTTGGTCGGCCGCGCCGTACTTCGGTTTCTTGAACACGTTCAAATATGAGCAGGAAAAAGTCATGCTCGACAAGTACACGATCATCGAGGCGGCGCGAACGCGGGTGATCTACAACTGGCTACAGTACTTCGATCAAGATTCGCTCAAAAAAGAGATCGAAGACTGCGGTCTCGTGGTTCAAGAATTCCTGAGCGACGTCGTAGGCAAAGGCTTCGATCCGGCTTCTCACGAGTTCGCCGTCATTGCCGCAAAGCCCGCCGGGGCGTGA
- a CDS encoding exo-alpha-sialidase: MHKLITRFLLILLVSVIACGVMGCAQDEDSSSDDDAAEDPTPGDDDDDNDDNDDDDDNDDDDDNDNDDVFPPEEQDPFMERGTILPPNSLECYPVGGPPQFNCNHHSSSVVELPDGAMAAVWYHGEREKSLDSRVVWSRLEPGEDDWTTPEVLFDDPERSEGNPTLWVDDGDRMLLFFPSIYGEAWNDARPRMIRSEDGGLSWSPPVLLRDGPCWMVRHAPVRLAGGDLLLPLYNECLAYPVYIRSTDGFQTWVEEPHLDLDYYFGHLGQIQPSAVVFDDGMISVITRDGLPFHRIGRTTSDDNGATWSASTRLSLPNSGTGVDQVLLLDGHVVVAYNDSPDSRFPLTAALSRDRGETFVAVRNLNDECDDVSCSYSYPSITQNTHDGTIWVTYSVNRETIGWVHFNEAWLIQ, encoded by the coding sequence ATGCATAAGTTGATAACTCGGTTCTTGTTGATTCTTTTGGTGTCCGTAATCGCGTGCGGCGTTATGGGTTGTGCCCAGGACGAGGATTCCTCCTCCGATGACGATGCGGCCGAGGACCCTACGCCGGGCGACGACGACGACGATAATGACGACAACGACGATGACGACGATAACGACGACGATGACGACAACGACAATGACGACGTCTTTCCGCCCGAAGAGCAGGATCCCTTCATGGAACGCGGTACGATCCTCCCGCCGAACTCCCTTGAGTGCTATCCCGTAGGCGGCCCGCCGCAGTTTAACTGCAACCACCATTCATCCAGCGTCGTCGAGTTACCCGATGGCGCGATGGCCGCGGTCTGGTACCACGGCGAGCGCGAAAAATCGCTCGACTCCCGCGTCGTTTGGTCGCGCCTCGAACCGGGCGAGGACGACTGGACCACGCCCGAGGTTTTGTTCGATGACCCCGAGCGCTCGGAGGGTAATCCGACCTTGTGGGTGGATGACGGCGACCGAATGCTCCTTTTCTTCCCGAGCATCTATGGGGAAGCCTGGAACGACGCGCGACCGCGCATGATCCGCTCCGAAGACGGCGGGCTGTCGTGGTCGCCTCCCGTTTTACTGCGCGACGGGCCGTGTTGGATGGTGCGTCACGCTCCGGTGCGGTTGGCCGGCGGCGATCTGCTGCTGCCGCTGTACAACGAATGCCTTGCGTATCCGGTGTACATTCGCTCCACGGACGGGTTCCAGACCTGGGTGGAAGAGCCGCATTTGGACTTGGACTATTACTTCGGCCACCTGGGCCAGATCCAGCCGTCGGCTGTTGTGTTTGACGACGGCATGATTTCAGTGATTACGCGCGACGGGTTGCCCTTTCATCGCATCGGGCGCACCACGAGTGACGATAACGGCGCGACGTGGTCGGCCTCGACGCGGTTGTCGCTGCCCAACAGCGGCACGGGCGTGGATCAGGTTCTGCTACTCGACGGGCACGTAGTCGTCGCCTACAACGATAGTCCGGACAGCCGTTTTCCCTTGACTGCCGCGTTGAGCCGCGACCGCGGCGAGACTTTCGTCGCCGTTCGCAATCTGAACGACGAGTGCGACGATGTGTCGTGCAGCTATTCCTACCCATCGATCACCCAAAACACGCACGACGGCACGATATGGGTCACGTATTCCGTCAACCGGGAGACCATCGGTTGGGTGCATTTTAATGAAGCGTGGTTAATTCAATAG
- a CDS encoding metallophosphoesterase, which produces MAFFALADLHLGFAVDKPMDVFGPQWENHAAKIAAKWAEVVAADDVVLLPGDTSWAMRLSEVQPDLAFIADLPGRKILLRGNHDYWWNSINKVRAVLPPGMSAIQNDHLMVNGWAVCGARGWNIPNSGLPGEDDPKIFLRERNRLEMSLNSAPPGAPKVVMMHFPPALAVGDEPGFVDLLERHDVVLCVYGHLHGTRDHALGLQGVRNGVRYVLCAADAVDFTPVRLPLESIASGGQSDILNKTS; this is translated from the coding sequence TTGGCTTTTTTCGCACTGGCTGATTTGCATCTCGGGTTTGCCGTGGACAAGCCGATGGACGTCTTCGGCCCGCAATGGGAAAACCACGCCGCGAAAATCGCCGCCAAGTGGGCCGAAGTCGTTGCGGCCGATGACGTCGTACTCCTCCCGGGCGACACGTCCTGGGCCATGCGGTTATCCGAAGTGCAGCCCGATTTGGCCTTCATCGCCGACTTGCCGGGACGGAAAATCCTCTTACGCGGCAACCACGATTATTGGTGGAACTCCATCAACAAGGTTCGCGCCGTTCTACCTCCGGGGATGAGCGCCATCCAGAACGATCACCTGATGGTCAACGGCTGGGCGGTGTGCGGTGCGCGCGGCTGGAACATTCCCAATTCCGGGCTGCCGGGCGAAGACGACCCGAAGATTTTCCTGCGCGAGCGTAATCGATTGGAGATGAGCCTGAACTCGGCGCCGCCGGGAGCGCCGAAAGTCGTGATGATGCATTTTCCGCCCGCCTTGGCGGTGGGCGACGAGCCGGGTTTTGTGGATTTGCTCGAGCGGCACGACGTCGTGCTATGCGTCTACGGACACCTCCACGGGACGCGCGACCATGCTTTGGGCCTGCAGGGCGTGCGAAACGGCGTGCGCTACGTGCTTTGCGCCGCCGACGCCGTTGACTTCACGCCCGTTCGCTTACCGCTCGAATCTATTGCATCAGGCGGCCAATCCGATATATTGAATAAAACCTCGTAG
- the tilS gene encoding tRNA lysidine(34) synthetase TilS encodes MPDKILASAWRRYGRPDRFGVAFSGGGDSMALLVAAHAVARKVGATLVALHVDHALRPESASEAEVCRAQADRLGVAFQMARLQPGQLSGNIHDSARGARYEALSRMADEESLAAVFTAHTLDDQVETIFHRILRGTGPSGLRGIGEEYGVFRRPWLGMRRETLRAYLKAASFEWLEDPSNDDPRYLRTRIRQTMLPLAEEIGGAKAWEAIGRLAEIAHGEREVLEELAAADLADCRVGRALRVDRLQQFSEPRRFLVLRRWLAEDGIVPPRHVVEDLDHLATAPGPAGPVAIPGGGKIVRDYELLNRQDEGVVYPLWDPFPAAAEGVFTFADGRLELDVRADADAAPDIVLVTDSLMRAAQWRPAWPGARIQPIGMEGRVKCSDLFGNEKIPRDLRLVWPLLARDDSVLLVPGLRSAKALISHRENEKTWAVRFKWLY; translated from the coding sequence ATGCCGGACAAAATCCTGGCCTCGGCCTGGCGCCGTTACGGCCGTCCGGACCGCTTCGGCGTGGCGTTCTCCGGCGGCGGTGACAGCATGGCGCTGCTCGTGGCGGCTCACGCCGTCGCCCGGAAGGTTGGGGCAACGTTGGTTGCGTTACATGTCGACCACGCGTTGCGTCCGGAATCGGCATCGGAAGCGGAAGTGTGTCGAGCGCAGGCGGATCGCTTGGGGGTCGCCTTTCAAATGGCGAGGTTGCAGCCCGGCCAACTCAGCGGCAACATCCACGACTCCGCGCGCGGTGCCCGCTATGAGGCGCTTTCACGCATGGCGGACGAGGAAAGCCTGGCGGCCGTGTTTACCGCTCACACCTTGGACGATCAGGTCGAGACGATCTTTCATCGCATTCTTCGCGGCACCGGCCCGAGCGGCTTGCGGGGAATCGGCGAGGAATACGGCGTCTTCCGCCGTCCTTGGCTGGGGATGAGACGCGAGACCTTGCGCGCGTACCTCAAGGCGGCCAGTTTCGAATGGCTCGAAGACCCCTCCAACGACGACCCTCGGTACCTCCGCACCCGCATTCGGCAGACGATGCTGCCGCTCGCGGAGGAGATCGGTGGGGCGAAAGCGTGGGAGGCGATCGGCCGGTTGGCGGAAATCGCACACGGCGAGCGCGAAGTTCTTGAGGAATTGGCGGCCGCCGACCTCGCCGATTGCCGGGTGGGCCGGGCGCTGCGGGTCGATCGGCTCCAGCAGTTTTCCGAACCACGGCGTTTTCTCGTATTGCGGCGCTGGCTGGCCGAGGACGGGATTGTGCCCCCGAGACACGTCGTGGAGGATCTGGACCATCTAGCGACCGCGCCGGGGCCCGCGGGGCCGGTGGCGATTCCCGGCGGTGGTAAAATCGTTCGTGATTACGAATTGTTGAACCGACAAGACGAAGGCGTTGTCTACCCATTGTGGGATCCGTTTCCCGCTGCCGCTGAAGGCGTCTTTACGTTCGCCGACGGCCGGCTGGAGTTGGACGTGAGGGCCGATGCTGATGCGGCTCCGGACATCGTATTGGTGACCGATTCGCTCATGCGGGCAGCGCAGTGGAGGCCGGCATGGCCTGGGGCGCGGATTCAGCCGATCGGCATGGAGGGGCGGGTCAAATGCTCCGATTTGTTCGGCAACGAGAAAATTCCGCGGGATTTACGGCTGGTATGGCCTTTATTGGCTCGAGACGATAGTGTATTGCTGGTTCCGGGGCTCAGATCGGCCAAGGCCTTGATATCGCACCGAGA